Within the Erpetoichthys calabaricus chromosome 1, fErpCal1.3, whole genome shotgun sequence genome, the region GCGGGCTtgcttctgtatgtccgttagttgagatgtttctttttggagcagtgcctgctttgcttgcggcatttcagacgtgcgctgtaggcgcctgcattcattgattttatccaggcgggctcgtttttgtatctctgtcagttgtggtcttttgttttgaacccgtgcctgctttgcttccgcaatTTCAGACACatgttgtaggcgtctatgttcattgtatttgtccatgcaggcttgtttttgtagctccgttagtcgagctgtttggttttggagccgagacagttttgcttctgcggtttcagacgcacgttgtagacGCCtatgtctattgtttttatccatgcgggctcgcttttgtagctccattagttgagctggatcgttttggagccgtgaccgtgactctaTTAGTTATCCGtagtctaccgttagtaatatggataattgtacttactgttaatacggagcgttttctgtggttgtactgttaataatgcatcactgtaatgtgattcacatatgctatatggtttggacgtgtgaggatgccgtacattTAATAcagagagtttgtttattcttattacccggaccatgctgtgtagtgtggacgtttagttcaggagcgcgttgtaggcgcctgcgcctttcgtactctctttgtggacctttgcggaccccgtagtgtcttccgtttgactctggggtgcagtgcagaatccccttttctgtgtggcgttagttaagctatttcgtttttgagccgtgactccttcgttcgcagtggatcagacttcgcttgtggtttatgagacgcacgctTTAGGCGCCTGTGCACTATATTCCTGCGTCCATCGGCATGTACCTGGGTCTATgccttctggtttaccattctcggttagtaatatggattaccagAACCACATATGAAATTTACACTCTGAGTACTCAGAGTGTTTAATGGAGTATTAACAGCAAAGCAAAGTCAAACAGATGTCCGATCCTTGGTGAGCGTGGTGAAGTACCTGGTGAGGAGTAGATCTACGACCGAAAGACAGTTGCTGAAATGTTACGTGCCTTGCAGGGTTGTTTGTTAGATATGAATCATCTGAAACCAtttacccattttttttttttttttgcatttattcgaAAATAATCCCAAGAAGTGAACTGCCATTGAAAAATCATGCAATTGCCGTTCGGGAGTACAATGCAGTTTACACATTATGGAGCAATTTTCAGAACATAAACCCAAGGAAAGATGTCAAAtgaattacacaaaaaaaattgatttttccaTCATGATTTTACTTTGAGAAGGTAGATGCAGCAAACAGCACAATGCAATCATAATCTGTTTTGCCTTGACAAAATTAGAATACATGGAGCTCATCACTGGGTTTCTTCTTCTGCACACCAGTGACCTTCGTCTGATTTCCATAACATGGCAGACTCTGGTGAATTTTCAGGTGCAGGCATTCATTATGTGCAACTTGAACCTGCATGGCAATCACAGAATAAGATTAAAAGTGCGGCAAGGCCAACATGCGAGGTTACAATAGGAATACCAAGCTTATTCATGCTGAGAGAGCAAAATATCACACTCATGTATACCTTGTGGTAcctgaaaataaactttaaaaattatagcTAAGAATTCAAAATCCCAAAAATAGAAGCTTTGAATATTGTAACCAATTCATTCTCTAGAATTGTGGGAATTAAATCAGATATTTCCTTGAATTTGGTACTACCAGAATGACACACAACAGAAAGCCCGTCAGTCTATTTGTACAGCTTGCAGAAAAGAGTCATCTACATGCACAAGAGACCACTGAGCAAATGTGTTTACCTCGATCAAGTAGTTGGTTCCATTCACCAGCTGACTTCTGTATTTTAAAGCCAAGAATTCTTGATAATGCTTGCCTTCTTGTTTTTCAACATCATGTTGAGCCTGTGGAGTTAAAAGCAGTGGATTTATGGGTATCACAGAATATTTTCATTCAGATTTACAACTTGGGAAGAACAAAAGAAGCCGACTTCTATATGCACTTACATGCTCATTCCACTTATTACAATGACATGCAGCTTTGTGACATCAACTTTGTCGGTACATTTGaacaacatacaaaaaaacacCTTTTACTGTTGTTAtctttaagaaggctaacagaatgtcaagttatatagtgccttgatgtgtggaggttctgctcaagctttagaacacactggcgaggcctcatctggtgttctgtgtgcagttttggtctccaggctacaaaaaggacatagcagcactagaaaaggtccagagaagatcaactgggccgattccagggctacaggggatgaattacaaagaaagatgaagagttgagccttttcagtttaagcaaaagaagataagaggagatatgattgaagggtttaaaattatgaagatcattagtacagtggatttagactgtgactttaaaattagctcatcaagaacataggGCACAGTTATAAACGTGTTTATGGTACATTTAGCACAAACATTAgaaggttttttttcccccacacagagaaccacagacacttggaataatcaaagtagtagtgtggcagacagtatgactttaggtactttcaaaactcgacttgatgttattttaggagaattaagtgaataggactggcaagctttgttgggctgaatggcctgttccaaTTTAGATtgatctaaaaaaaattaaataaataaatgtaatacatcTAATCTCATAGCCTGGTAAATACACCTCCAAGGTTGATATAGATTAATTGGATTCTTATTGTTACCTGTAAAGAGTACAGTGAGATTCTTATTTGGATGTGCACTCCCTGGTACCATCTGTCATGCATATACATCAGAGGGAGGGTCACCCTCAAGGTTCCTCCCAGGTACGTGATACAACCCAGGACTGAGAGGGGGTACTGCCTCCACAGTGAAGAGACAAACCGTCCAataagggcaactgactccgccccatCTGGTCCCTGGGCCATAAAAGTACAACCACCCAGAAGGAGGAGTCACATCTTACCCAAACGATAAGCGCAAAGGAGCTCCTCAATCAACTGATGGCAGACGAAGTAGTCATCGATATTCTGGTGGCatcagtttttgtttaattttcacacCATTGAgggttatttttgtttaaagcaTCAAGGAAACAGGGACGGCCAGGTTGGCACCTCAAAATTTATCCTTGTTTAAGCTTCTCATTCACTTCAATGACCACACAGCATTAGTGAGCAGAACTACCAtacctgctgcctcgcagtaagaagacctgggttcgcttcccgggtcctccctgtgaggagtttgcctgttctccccgtgtctgcgtgggtttcctcccacagtccaaagacatgcaggttaggtgcattggcgatcctaaattgtccctagtgtgtgccctgcggtgggctggcacttcTCTCTTGCTTAACTGAAATAACTACCTTATACATACAGATGCACTATTCTTTAATTACATCTCTGGCATTAAAGCTAAAAGTTGAGTGAAGCCTTGGCTTGGTAAATCTGTGAAAAATAATTGACttaagaattatatatatatttcagattCATGACAAACTGGaaaacaagacattttttttcttgtattcaaaCTACCACATTATAACATTCTACCAGATTGTCATTTTCTAAGCACCAAAGCCAACACAGAAACTCCAGAAAGCAAATAAATGGTTGTGCTTTGACGTGGGAACAGACTGGAGACCAAGTTACTGCACTCTTTGAATGGGTGACCAGTTTCATTAGCTGGATAGCGATACACagttaacacattttattttggatatggaaagaaaagtggagtacctggagaaaaatctgCACAGATATGAGGAGAACTTGTAAATGCTACATTACTAGAAGGAAACCAAGAATGAAATGAATGCAACAACCCATCAATTAAACCAAGGGaaagtaacaaaacaaacaatctgAGACACCCCTCCTACCATGATCTTGCGTCACAACTCAGTCTGTGTGAGGAGATTATTGGTTCCACTGCACTGTGTCAAAGCTTGCTGCAGTCTTTcataaacatgtaaaaaaaattttgtcTTAAGTTTTCTTTAGGCTAAAACCacagaactgcccaagatccaaagcagaccacctcatctgttaaatatgCTAGTGGGGGAGTTatgacttgggcatgtatggctgccacaggtcctggcacacttctcttcccTGATGATGGAGCTGCTGACGGCAGTGGcagaattaattctgaggtgtgcagaaacaTCTGAGCTGCTCAGAttccagtaaatgtctccaaactcactggacagCATTTCATCCTGCAACAAGATAATAACTCAAAAATACTGCTAAAGCAACATGGGCCTTCTTCAAAGCTAAaatatggaaaattcttgaatgaccaagccaatcacctgatttaaatccaattaagCAGGACTTCCATATGCTGAATAGAAAACTTAATgggacaagcaggagctgaagatggctgaattagaggcttggcagagcatcaccagagaaggtccttggcacctggtgatgtctgtgaatggcAGACTTCAAGTAGCCATTGCATGCAAGgaatatgcgacaaagtcctaaatatgtcaacagctttaatagacctgccattgctgtgtcccaaatattatggtgcccagAAATGGGGGAACCGTGAAAGTAAGAGGGgtaaaagcaagaaaaacaatGCATCTTTGTCCCAGACATTCTGGAGGGCACTTTATAAACTTACATACATTTACTCTTCCTTGGTTAAGGTctaatacacaaaaaacaaaagactaGTGATCAATGGTATATAAGGATCTGTTCTAGTGGCTTCCTAAACACAGAATTTGACACACAATAGGGGCTTTATGAAGGAAATTAAAAGTAGACGTGCTGTGATGTGAACTCCTGCTGTCCTGGTCCATTTGGTGTTTCATGTAACTAGATGGGAATTCTTGAATTTGCCTTTGTGCCTTATTAAGAAAGTTAGCAGAGGAGGTGTAGCGCTCTTTTTGATAATTGAACATAATTAACAAGTAATAGACAAACAGAGTTTTTGCAGTTTTGTGGATATTGTTTGTAATGATTCCAAAACTGTGACCAGATATTACAACAACACACAGATAAATGTATGCACTAGGATTTTGCCCCTTCTCCACTTTTGGGCAACTGCCCACCAAAACGTCCATACATGccattcactcttaaaaatactgtctctttaatgccattttatggttctttactggcttGTGTGGTTCCTCACGGAACTATTGTATGACTAAGCACCTTTTCATTCTGCGAAGGGTATTATCCATATAAAGTGGTTCTgggtgctttgaaaaacttcctaatatgtagaaaaaaaaaacaaaaaacaactgaaaacgtTTAAAATTGTAGGCCACCTAGCAGGACACTTAGGcctacaaattaagaaaaaactaaactttgcTGGTGTTGCGTTTCATGCAACTAGAGTCTATTTAAAATCGTGACCcgttggtattttacaaatctgttaccatctttgCAGGATTATTCACTTTATGGAGCCATTttcagatctaaataaattataGTTCTTTCAGGAACCTTCTTTAGGAAACAAAACGACATCGCCCTGAAGAttctggcacttttttttttttttttttttttaaaaagggtgGACGTTAGGAGGACAAAGGTTatgttattaaattaatatcacacgtaaaataaaaaagcagatcaTGTGCAGCTGATTTAGTCAGGTCATCTTTATGCGCCTCACGCGTATAGCTTGAAACTAATAATCAGTTAATATTGTAACGACTCAGGTGCTCGGAAGACGGTGGAATTGATTTAGCACTATTTGGGAAAAGGTGTGATGGTTTCTTCCGCGGCCGGACCCGCTTCATGGGCCGATCGTGCACATCTCTCGGTTTTCTGCAGATTCTTTGCGCGCAAGACTGTTTCGTCCCTGCGCCTGCGCGCACACGCCGCCGGTTTTGCCCCGCTCCACTCATTCGGCGTCAGAGGTAACCCGTCTGCCATACATGCCTCGATTCCGTGAAACAACTCAAGACCTCCACATCGGTTCAATGGTGGCCACCCAGTCACCCGGACTTTAGCAGCGGGTTGACGCGTCCAGTGTCGCTGCTCCGTCTGTGATACATCTCCGCTGCTTTTATGGGAATTTTgaggtaccccccccccccgtcctCGCCCACCAGTGGAACGTACACTTCACAAAACGCTAAATTATCTTAAAAGTAggctaaaaaacattttaatggaaaaaaaaaacgcacaacCGAGCTAGCGGCCCCGGTCTGGTGCCAAAGAGTGGAAAAGTGACCTAACGTTACACTCCTTAAATAACACAAATTCATATAACTTAGATCTATCCCATCTTGAGGGATTACACTCACCTGGTTACAAATTGCCTTCACATGGTCATCTGCTGGTTTAACGGCCGTCCACCCTCCACAAACCTCGTCCATACTTGCCTGCGGATTTTCAGGAAAACTTCAGAAAGAAGAGAAATGAACAGAAGTGAAACATCTAGGCTGTCGGAGGCAGATTTCAGGAGACGGGCGGTTAGTGGGCGGAGTCCCAGCACATTCTTGCCCAAAACAAGGGCGTGGCCTTAAGTTTAGAGTGTCGTTACTACTGAACAGCACATTACAGCGGGACTACATGTACTTGTAAGTAGTAAATCACCTTGAGCTAAAACGATGTAATACGACTAATAATacgaatacattttatttgcacaGCGCTTCTctcatgctcaaagtgcttaatgACTAAAATATGCAGCAAACAAGGTACAATTCTAGACTATGATAGTGTGTCTCTATAGGGtttgtcaattttcttttttattcaggtATAGGTATTTTCTTCAAAAGCTGGAGTGTCCTGTCAAATCTCAAAGAGGTCGATCTTAACAAAGTGGTTTGAATTTTTCCCGTGTGAGCGTCAATGTGTCTTCGTAAGGCTGGTTTGTGCCTGATATTTGGATAACGCCCTTCTTCCAAaagaggttcagaaaatggatggataaagtacatCATCAATTATGTTTGTCAGGTGTTCTTGATAATTTGAGAGAAACGcgatcccccccaaaaaaagcgGCGAaccatgtttttaataaattgcaggtaattaaataaacatgtatattgaTGTTTGGGAGTGCTCATAGTATAGCTCAAGGTTAGGCAGTGTCAATtttggagagccgcagtggctgcagcctgcaggtttttgttgcaacccagtttcttaatgagaagtcaattattgctgatgaagcacttattgcttaagtgatagtttgttgcttcattttagtggtctcacttgctaAGTTTCCCCTCACTTAAttacttatttcaatcttaaacagctgcattcagtgtgttaatggctccttattaacagtAAGATGTAAATAACAAAGCGGCCAGCAGTTCttcatctagcttgtttccatttatatctgtgtgtgttcatcgtgcaagtgatttaataaaacacttaacagaaaaaatgtgacagactgaaaatgatcagttttaggcatcaaatcatttggatgatatccttggaaaggaaatatctacaaaataaaaacctaacattgtagactaacaagccataacaataaataaggtctgaaattggcaaggattggtttcaactgggttggaacgaaaacctgcagccactgtggtcctccaggaccggctTTGTCTACCCCTGATACAGCTAATGGGGAAACCTGTTACCTAGCCTGCTGTGTTGAATACAGCTCAAAGGAAGAGAGGTCACATCTTCCATAGTGAGTATGTTGGCAAAGGTCCTTATACAGTCCCACAGAAAGCAACATAAAGAGTGAAGACAGGTttccaatatccatccatccattttccaacccgctgaatccgaacacagggtcacgggagaatgctggagccaatcccagccaacacagggcacaaggcaggaagcaatcccgggcagggtgccaacccatcgcaggacacacacaaacaaacccacacactagggccaatttagaatcgccaatccacctaaccagcatgtctttggactgtgggaggaaaccggagcgcccggaggaaacccacgcagacacggggagaacatgcaaactccacgcagggaggacccgggaagcaaacccaggtccccaggtctcccagctgcgaggcagcagctctacccactgtgccaccgtgccgccaggttTCAAAtagaaacaatgaaaataagagaaattaagggggggggggggtggtggcaAGGGAGGAGAAGAAGATAGTGGAACACCACATGTCCTAAGGAGAGATCTTAGCTAGAGGTACATGAGGGAAGTGGAGGTTGAAACAGAGAACATGTCCCAAATCCCAAGTCATCAAAACGTCTCTTTTTGTATTAATTCCTTGATCTGTTCAAGATGGGATGAAGGAGAAACAGCCACCAGCTTGACAAGTCGCATATTGAAAGACCTGGAGGTTTAAGAGTTACAGCCATGAGCTgtattctttttacttttattacatcAAAATTTATTTGTCATGTCATTATCTTACCTGCTTAGTCCTAAAGAGGattgttggagcctatcccagcaagcacagggcacaaggtaggaacaaatcctggacaaggCCCCAGTCCACCACAGGGAGAACAAAGCACACTCCCagccacacacacaggccaatttagtatcaccaacctacctaacctgcttgtctttcgAATGTGGGAgtaaactcatgcagacatgcggagaacatccaaactctacATAGAGAGGACCCAGAATGTGAACCACGGTCTCCGTATTACAAGGCAGTGccactaccattgcaccaccatgccacctaatatttatttgtgcttattgaaatattttgcagtgttttcAAAAGCAAACACTTACTGAACAGACaaatagctttaaaaaataattttattggacTTAAGACATTTGtatagtgtagatagatagatagatagatagatagatagatagatagatagatagaaacttgtATAAAATACTCAACAGCCGTACTTGAATAAGAGTAG harbors:
- the LOC114664714 gene encoding cystatin-B-like isoform X1; protein product: MDKIPICGGWSDDIPADDNVKEICNQAQHDVEKQEGKHYQEFLALKYRSQLVNGTNYLIEVQVAHNECLHLKIHQSLPCYGNQTKVTGVQKKKPSDELHVF
- the LOC114664714 gene encoding cystatin-A-like isoform X2, which translates into the protein MDEVCGGWTAVKPADDHVKAICNQAQHDVEKQEGKHYQEFLALKYRSQLVNGTNYLIEVQVAHNECLHLKIHQSLPCYGNQTKVTGVQKKKPSDELHVF
- the LOC114664714 gene encoding cystatin-A-like isoform X4, which produces MAEEPGQWTDIKPADSNVKAICKEAQHDVEKQEGKHYQEFLALKYRSQLVNGTNYLIEVQVAHNECLHLKIHQSLPCYGNQTKVTGVQKKKPSDELHVF